In Exiguobacterium acetylicum, the genomic stretch CAAAATGGATATTCGTTATATATGACGACAGGTGTCTCGGAAGAAGAAGTATATGAAGGTGTCGTGTCGATGGTTCAGGGCCGTCGTGTCGATGGTGTCGTCGTACTGTATTCCCGTACGGATGACAAAGTTGTTCAATTTCTGCAAGATTCGAAGTTTCCGTTCGTCGTCGTCGGAAAACCATTCAGTGATTCATCACATGTCACGTATGTCGATACGGATAATTATCTAGCCGGTCGCGAAGTGACGAAGTACTTGCATCAACTTGGGCATGAGTGTATCGCATTCGTCGGAGGTGCACAGGACCTAGCTGTGACGCAAGAACGTGTCGGGGGTTACAAGACGGCTCTCATGGAAGAGGGGATTCCGATTCAGGAATCCTACATCGTCAGTGCACCATTCATGACGACAGGAGGCGCTGAGGCAGTCAAACGACTGATGTCGCTTGAACATCCGCCGACGGCCGTCGTCGTCAGTGACGATATGATGGCACTTGGTGTCATGAGTACACTGAATGAGATGGGGATCGGTGTGCCGGATCAAATGGCCGTCGTCAGTTTCAATAACTTGTTCATCGCAGAATTCTCAAGCCCGCCGTTGACTTCTGTTGAAATCAATATCTTTGGACTTGGTTTTGAAGCGACGAATTGTTTGATTGAACAAATCAATGAAGATGCGACCCCTTATGGGAAGCGCGTCATCGTCCCGCATTATCTCGTCGTCCGTCAGTCTTGTGGCGGAAAATCTGAAGCATGAAACGACAGTCTATTTTTGAGCCGATTGGTTTAAAAATAGACTTTTTTTGATTCAAATGGCTATCGATTTCTAGTAAAAGGAAGCGGTTGCAGAAAAAGAAATTTATTTTCGTGCAAACGATTGCATTGATGCTTTTTATGTGTACAATAAAGAATGTATAGTATAGATGAAACGCTTACATGATCAGGGTGACCGACATGCGTAGCATAAAAAGGAGCGACTTGACGATGAAACGACTTTTTGAGGTCAATGAGTGGAAAATTACAGAGCTTGGTTTTCATCCAGAAGATAATCGATTGGCAGAATCGATGACATCGATCGGAAACGGTCATATGGGAATGCGCGGGACGTTTGAAGAAGAATACACAGGGGACACGCATCAAGGCATGTATGTCGCAGGTGTTTACTATCCGGATAAGACACGTGTCGGCTGGTGGAAAAACGGTTATCCGGAGTACTTCGCGAAAGTACTCAATGCTGTCAATATCATGGGATTGAAAGTATCCGTCAACGGAAAAGCTGTTGACTTGAACACGTGGGAAGTCATCGACTTCAAACGCGAACTTGATATGCAACACGGTGTGTTGACACGGACGATGCTATTGAAGAATGGGGTAGAGGAAACGAAAGTCGAATCCAAGCGTTTCTTCTCGATCGTCGATAAAGAAATCGCTGCCTTGCAATATACGGTGACACCTGTCAATTTTGAAGCAGAAATCGTCATTGAATCGTATCTCGATGCAGATGTTGAAAATGAAGACTCGAACTATGACGAGAAGTTCTGGCTTCCTGTCGAACACGGAATTGAAGAACGGTTTGGTTATGTCACATCAAAAACGAAAAAGCTCGATTGGCATGTGACAGCAGCGATGATCACGGATGTCGAAGGCGCACAGTGCGAAGTCGTCGATGGCAATACGCAGTACGTCGCGAATCGTTTCACGAAACAAGCCGCAGTCGGAGAAGGCGTCACAGTCGAAAAATTCGTCGCACTCGTAACGAATCGCGATCATGACATCGATGCGTTACTGGAGCAAGCGATGAAACGGGTTCACGTCGCATTCGAATCAGGATTTGAATCGTTGCTTGCGACACATGAAGCAGCGTGGTTGCACCACTGGGAAGAAGCGGATGTGAAGATTGAAGGGGATGTCGAGGCACAGCAAGGGATTCGTTTCAACATCTTCCATATGTTCCAGACCTACACAGGTGAAGACTCACGCCTAAACATCGGACCAAAAGGCTTCACGGGCGAGAAGTATGGTGGTGCGACGTATTGGGATACAGAAGCGTACTGCTTGAACTTCTACCTTGCGACGTCGAAACCGGAAGTGGCTTGGAATTTACTCAAGTATCGCCACAATCAATTACCGCAAGCAAAAGAAAATGCGGATAAGAATGTCGGCATGAAGGGTGCACTTTATCCGATGGTAACGATGAACGGAGAAGAGTGTCACAACGAGTGGGAAATCACACATGAAGAAATTCACCGGAACGGTGCAATCGCGCATGCGATTTATAATTACACGAATTACACGGGAGACACATCGTACCTCGGACAATACGGATTTGAAGTATTAGTCGAGATTTCCCGTTACTGGGCAAGCCGTGTCAATTACGTGGCGCATAAGGACGTCTATATGATTCTTGGCGTGACGGGACCGAACGAATATGAGAACAACGTCAACAACAACTGGTATACGAACCTAATTGCGGCTTGGTGTCTCGAATATACGCAGACTGTTCACCGTCATTTAGCACAAGAAGAGCCAGAACGTTTGCAAGAACTCATGCATCAATTAGCGTTGACGGATGAGGAACTGGCAAAGTGGGCAGATATCGATGCGAAGATGTATTATCCAAAAGATGAGGCAGCACCAGGAATCTTCATGCAACAAGATGGCTTCATGGATAAGGAACAAATCTTGGTCGCTGACCTCGATCCAAAACATCTCCCGCTAAACCAGAATTGGTCATGGGACCGGATCCTTCGCTCTGTCTTCATCAAACAGGCAGATGTCTTACAAGGTCTTTACTTCTTGACGGATCGCTTCAGTGTAGAAGAGAAAAAAGCGAACTTCGATTTCTATGAACCACGCACGGTTCACGAATCGTCATTATCACCATGTATCTACTCGATCATTGCGGCGGAAGTCGGCTATGAGGAAAAAGCGGTCGAACTGTACCAACGTTCAGCACGACTTGATCTTGATAACTACAACAATGATACGGAAGACGGATTACACATCACGTCGATGGTTGGATCATGGATGTCGATCGTCCACGGATTCGCCGGATTACGGGTGGCGAACGATACGTTATCCTTTAAGCCGATGTTGCCAAAAGGCTGGACGAGCTATACATTCCGGATGCAATGGCGCGGTCATCATATCCATGTCCATGTACAGCCAAATGCCGTCGAAATCGCCCAAACAGAAGGCGAAGCATTCAGCTTAAACGTTCATGGAACAACTGTAGAAGTTCCGGCAGGAGGACAGATTACAGTTCCTGCTTCGATGACAGTATAAGAGAGAAAAAGAACCGATGTTTGAGTCGGTTCTTTTTTTGTGTGTAACAAGAAGCAGGACACCTTTGTCACAAATGAAAACGCCATCATGAAAAAGAACATCAATCTTTGGAAATCTTGACTATCCGGCGACATTTGAATGTGCTAAAGTGTTTCAAGATAGTTATGAATGAGAGGAGAACGGCGTGTGACAGCAGTAGTAAAGGAAAGTATGTTAAAAGTGATCGTGGCATCGATTGGGGGATTCGTCATTGCCGTTGCCATGAACTGGTTTTTGATTCCGAGTGGGGTCTATTCGACAGGATTTACAGGACTTGCCCAAATCCTGACGCAAGTCCTTCAAAATACAGCATTTGCGTTTGGGGAAAACGTCTGGTTCTTGGCGTTGAACATCCCTTTAATCGTGCTCGCATGGATCATGTTAGGTCGAAGTTTTACAATCATTACGTTGGTTTCGGTCTTGGCAACGACGATTTTCATTGGTCTTATTCCTCAATACGCTGTCATACCAGGTGATCAAACACTGAATGCAGTGTTTGGAGGGGTTTTGCTTGCGATTGGTACCGGTATCACGATTAAGTTCGGTGCTTCGACGGGTGGTTTCGATATCGTTGCCCTCATCTTTGCCCGTTTCTCCGATCGCAGTGTCGGCTTGTATCTGTTCGTCTTGAATTTCTTAATCGCCTTATTAGCAGGCGCATTGTTCGGTTGGTCGACTGCTTTGTATACGATCGTCTTCATCTACGTGACGTCTAAGGTCGTCGATGAGATTCATACGAGCAATCAGCGCCTGACGATCTTCATCGTCACGAATCATGCGGATGACATCACGACGGCTTTGCATCAGCATATCATCCGAGGAATCACGCAAATTCCTTCGATCGGTACGTATTCTCGAGCTGAAAAAGCGACGTTGATGATGGTCATCGAGCGTCACGAATTGCGGGACATTGAACGGATTTGCCGGGAAGCGGACGAGACGGTCTTCATCAACGTCGTCGCAACGGACTCGGTCGTCGGATACTTCCGAAAAGGATAATGAAAAAGGCACTTCTGCAACATGCAGAAGTGCCTTTTATCTGTTTTCATGCGAGTCCAAGGACGTGTCTCAAGTAATACGCGATTCCGTCATCCTCATTTCGCTTC encodes the following:
- a CDS encoding LacI family DNA-binding transcriptional regulator translates to MQVTIKDVAREANVAPSTVSRVIANSSRISQKTKERVRQAMDELGYYPNVHARSLANRTTQAIGLVMPSAATKTLQNPFFSEVIRGISTKAHQNGYSLYMTTGVSEEEVYEGVVSMVQGRRVDGVVVLYSRTDDKVVQFLQDSKFPFVVVGKPFSDSSHVTYVDTDNYLAGREVTKYLHQLGHECIAFVGGAQDLAVTQERVGGYKTALMEEGIPIQESYIVSAPFMTTGGAEAVKRLMSLEHPPTAVVVSDDMMALGVMSTLNEMGIGVPDQMAVVSFNNLFIAEFSSPPLTSVEINIFGLGFEATNCLIEQINEDATPYGKRVIVPHYLVVRQSCGGKSEA
- a CDS encoding YitT family protein; amino-acid sequence: MTAVVKESMLKVIVASIGGFVIAVAMNWFLIPSGVYSTGFTGLAQILTQVLQNTAFAFGENVWFLALNIPLIVLAWIMLGRSFTIITLVSVLATTIFIGLIPQYAVIPGDQTLNAVFGGVLLAIGTGITIKFGASTGGFDIVALIFARFSDRSVGLYLFVLNFLIALLAGALFGWSTALYTIVFIYVTSKVVDEIHTSNQRLTIFIVTNHADDITTALHQHIIRGITQIPSIGTYSRAEKATLMMVIERHELRDIERICREADETVFINVVATDSVVGYFRKG
- a CDS encoding glycoside hydrolase family 65 protein, whose translation is MKRLFEVNEWKITELGFHPEDNRLAESMTSIGNGHMGMRGTFEEEYTGDTHQGMYVAGVYYPDKTRVGWWKNGYPEYFAKVLNAVNIMGLKVSVNGKAVDLNTWEVIDFKRELDMQHGVLTRTMLLKNGVEETKVESKRFFSIVDKEIAALQYTVTPVNFEAEIVIESYLDADVENEDSNYDEKFWLPVEHGIEERFGYVTSKTKKLDWHVTAAMITDVEGAQCEVVDGNTQYVANRFTKQAAVGEGVTVEKFVALVTNRDHDIDALLEQAMKRVHVAFESGFESLLATHEAAWLHHWEEADVKIEGDVEAQQGIRFNIFHMFQTYTGEDSRLNIGPKGFTGEKYGGATYWDTEAYCLNFYLATSKPEVAWNLLKYRHNQLPQAKENADKNVGMKGALYPMVTMNGEECHNEWEITHEEIHRNGAIAHAIYNYTNYTGDTSYLGQYGFEVLVEISRYWASRVNYVAHKDVYMILGVTGPNEYENNVNNNWYTNLIAAWCLEYTQTVHRHLAQEEPERLQELMHQLALTDEELAKWADIDAKMYYPKDEAAPGIFMQQDGFMDKEQILVADLDPKHLPLNQNWSWDRILRSVFIKQADVLQGLYFLTDRFSVEEKKANFDFYEPRTVHESSLSPCIYSIIAAEVGYEEKAVELYQRSARLDLDNYNNDTEDGLHITSMVGSWMSIVHGFAGLRVANDTLSFKPMLPKGWTSYTFRMQWRGHHIHVHVQPNAVEIAQTEGEAFSLNVHGTTVEVPAGGQITVPASMTV